Proteins encoded by one window of Bubalus bubalis isolate 160015118507 breed Murrah chromosome 4, NDDB_SH_1, whole genome shotgun sequence:
- the TMDD1 gene encoding transmembrane and death domain protein 1, producing the protein MAAQAPAGALALALWVWALAPAGAVDAMGPHAAVRLAQLLTPEECGHFQSLLKTPEPDVEAELARLSEDQLAQPEPVPTSATPGRRRRRREAAGKPAVEPADVSDGCREGLAAWLAAEAPSLSWDRVARALRRSGRPDVARELGKNLHQQATLQLRKFGQRYIPTADAPAAPVPAPALRSRRSSVPEPNWDELELIVERLPQGPYQRSPAGWAGPLALGFLTGFGGALGAGALLILLIPWITGGDGDWVRLGSPRPPTPPLLRSARAPGCGEAEPLLTAEPLASPAAWAAGGPHTSLPL; encoded by the coding sequence ATGGCGGCACAGGCTCCGGCGGGGGCCCTGGCGCTGGCGCTCTGGGTCTGGGCTTTGGCTCCGGCGGGGGCCGTGGACGCCATGGGCCCTCACGCGGCCGTCCGCCTGGCCCAGCTGCTAACCCCGGAGGAGTGCGGCCACTTCCAATCGCTGCTGAAGACGCCGGAGCCGGACGTCGAGGCTGAGCTGGCCAGGCTCTCGGAGGACCAGCTGGCGCAGCCCGAGCCTGTGCCCACGTCGGCGACGCCAGGCCGACGGCGGCGGAGGCGCGAGGCAGCGGGGAAGCCGGCGGTCGAGCCTGCCGACGTGTCCGACGGCTGCCGGGAGGGGCTGGCGGCCTGGCTGGCTGCCGAGGCCCCGTCCTTGTCGTGGGACCGCGTGGCCCGGGCCCTGCGGCGCAGCGGCCGCCCAGACGTGGCCCGGGAGCTGGGCAAGAACCTCCACCAGCAGGCAACACTACAGCTGCGCAAGTTCGGGCAGCGCTACATACCCACAGCCGACGCCCCCGCTGCCCCCGTCCCGGCCCCGGCCCTGCGTTCCCGCCGCTCCTCGGTCCCCGAGCCCAACTGGGACGAGCTGGAGCTGATCGTGGAGCGACTGCCCCAGGGGCCGTATCAGCGGAGCCCCGCGGGCTGGGCCGGGCCGCTGGCTCTCGGCTTCCTCACCGGCTTCGGGGGGGCGCTGGGCGCCGGGGCGCTGCTCATCCTACTCATTCCGTGGATCACCGGCGGCGATGGCGACTGGGTGCGGCTGGGCAGCCCCCGGCCGCCCACCCCGCCCCTGCTTCGGTCCGCCAGGGCTCCTGGCTGTGGGGAAGCGGAGCCTCTCTTGACTGCAGAGCCGCTGGCGTCCCCGGCGGCCTGGGCTGCAGGCGGGCCCCATACCTCCTTGCCTCTGTGA